From the Salarias fasciatus chromosome 5, fSalaFa1.1, whole genome shotgun sequence genome, the window TCCTGtctgttgaaatgaaatgaaaaccacCGTAAGCTCAACCACAGCGTCCTGCTCGTGTTGTATCTGCAGGCTGGACCTTTCTAATCTTGGGAATTGCCGGACTTCTGGTTGTCCTGACTGCGGTCACCTGCGTGTTGCACCTCATTCCCTGCTGCAAGAGGACAAAAACAGGGACCTTACAGAGTAAGAGTGTACAGCTGATCCGCTCGTTTGGACATGTCTGGTTTCTTGGCAAGACTCAGAATTCACCACTGAATTGCTCGAGATGTGAAGCGTTATACTGAGATCTGCTATATCAATCTAGATGCCTTCAAACAGCAGATCAAATTGACAAGATATTTCATGTATGGAGCCTTTGTTGCAGCATATGAACGCTAAACACTTGTTTTATCTGATTACAGCTAATCATTGAATTTGCTCGGCTTTTTTCAATAGAAAACTATAGAATAAACTGGAAGAATAATATGAATTTACATTCTCGCATCCAAATTGTAACTTATAATTGATGTATTGATAAAGCTGTGTGATTCCAATAGAGTATGTTTCAGAGGTATTCAACAGTCTTTGCCGCTTTTGGCAATCAACTGGTCAGGTCTGTAAATTTGGGCGGAATCAGACATTTTAAGTCTTGATGGAGAAAATCATTCGATTTAGTTCACAGTGATCTTACCAAGCAAGTTTTTTGGATGTTGGAAGGCGTCGGAGAACTTTGAGTACATGGAGAACCTGAAAGATCCCGTTCCTCGTCAGGAGCCTTCAGGCAGCGGGGCAGCAGTACTATTATATTCATTTCGCTGATTAAGCTTTCATTTCTGTTTGCAGCAAAAGATTCAACATGCCGGAGGCCTGTGGAGGAAAGTGGGGACGACAGCGAGTTGTCTCTCAAACAAAATGCAGAAGAGCCCTGAGACGAGAACTTCACAAGCCCATGCAGTGTGGGGAATTTTTCATATATGCAAGATACAAGTCTTGTTGAAATGATCTGACAAAGTTTTCCTGAATTCACATTTCTTCTTGGTGTCATATGAGTAATATTGTATTTGCGTTTACAGACAGGTGTCTCATCTGCACTGGATGTGATTAATATCTGACTTTCATTTATTCTGTTGTAAAAGAATCATGGCTGAACCACCTGGAGAAGCTGATATCATACCTCGCTGATCAAACTGAGAAATTTGTgtagtaaaatgtttttttttcctatttcacCTGTTAAACACCTGTGAACTGATATTACCTCGTGGCTTAGAACATGAACTTatctttgcacattttattgtcAACATTTTTTGATATTCTTCTagttttatgtatttttggagcctgtgaaaaatctgagaaatATACGTACTTACTgtattatgaaaaaaatgatgCTGTTGTTTACAAATTTAGAATAGGTTTAGAGAATTGCCATCGACCCTAAAAATACTTCTATTTTTGTGCTGGTCTGTATTTGCCTGTTTTGCTCGCAGACTTTGTTCCACTGGTAAAAGGTCTGTGCGACCGTCAACATGCTTTCGGTGGTAagtggtggtgggggagttCCCACACGGACTGAAATGTGCCGCCTCTTCTGCCCACAGAAGAAATACTGTCTCTCGTGTTTTTGACTGAGCCCTTTAGAGAGAGGGATTTTGTAAATGTGAGGACTTTCATGCTGCTCAAGCTTCACCGGAGGAGTTCTGAGAGCAGTCGGCGTTTCATCCCCAGCACTCCTCTCCATTTCTGTTTCACTAGCGAACCAAAATTACATAATggaaatttgaaatattttcaactgttttcataTCAATATAATTTCAGCATacttttctattaaaaaaaagaatacagaACTGTAAGTGCTTCAAGAAAGTTAAAAGACTATATATGGAATTGTTAATAAATGGGGCGTATCAAAAAGACTGGCAGGTCAAGGTGAAGCCTTCTGTGTGACGAAAATGATGAGTTTGAAGAGCGGAAACAGTTCCTGCAGACGTAAATGTCAGTCACCCAGGGAGGTGGTTTGTGGTTCAGAGAATCACATGGTATGTGTACCAAACTGTTTCTATGAAAGGCTGCGCCAAAAGCAAATGATCGGaaatttcctttgtttttttgtcatatgtttgtgcttgtttctgtttatctcATAAACTTAAAGTTACTGAAATTCTTTCTGGGTATTTCTTCACTTTAGGTTACAACTATGTTTACCctcattttaaaattattctttgatgtgtgtatgtatgtgttaTTTCGGTGGACTGATTTTTGTATGCACAGCAAGTTTAAAATCCACtataatttcttttaaatacatttttgttttttggtcgCTGTAGGAAACCCGCAGTCAGCTTAGTGTGCATGAACATGTTAAAAGAGGGGAATAAAATATCAGGAACAAATGATCAAACTGTGTAGGAGAATCCAGACATTTACTAAACTTTCAGTTGGACGCACTCATCTTGCAACATGTCCCACACATTCACCTAAATCACCCACAGCATGGCAACAAGTCAGGTTTTGAGCCACAAGGCTCAGAAATAAGAAGCTGCCACAGATTCAGCTTTATACCTGTTTTTCTTACAATATACATATTTCTATTATCCTCTGTGTTCTCCCACAcaggaaaatgtcattttgcaCAATGTAAGTAATGTACGgatttgtatgtgtgtattaATAGCATATTGTTGTGGTTTATTTATACTGTCAAAAGCCACACAGTAGCTGTCAGTAAGCTACTACCGTACAGTAGTGAGGCGTCTTCGGGTGGCATATGAATTATAATCAATCCCCCACCATTTGTGGCTTTACGATGACGATTCACCTCAGCTGTGGTTTGGAGCTTCGTGCTAACGCGTCTGTGACGACGTCACATCCTGAAAGAGGCTTCGAAGAGGCACTTCTGACAATGAGTAACAAGTGAGAATTGAGGTCGAAGTCACGCAGGGCAATTTAAACCACgcaaaatgtgaaacaaaccaaatatcagACCCTCTAAAAGCAATGACCACATTAAGTCAAGTGAGTTGATGATAATTCACTCCATCCAAGTGATCTTGCGAGGGCCGAACCAGTAAAACAACAGTATGATCTTCTTTAAAAACCCACAAGGTCAAACGAGTTCTCTTTATTTTAGTGAAAAGACTCATGAGTACATGAACATTGATCTCAATATCTTTTCACAAAACTTGTGAAAGtttaaatttacaaaaaaaaaaaagcccaatgTTAACACTGTCATTTTTTAACAATGCTTCCgagtgcaaaaataaaacaagcctAATATACTTTGCTGCAACTAAAAATGCGGAAAATTGCAAAAGCTGATGTTTCTGAAGACATATAACTTTCAAAGCCTTCAGCGTGCATGATTATTTTTGTCTTACAGATCGATACATACAGTACGTTAATGCAACTCTAAGAACAATAAGAGAAATACTGCTATTTCCGGAACTGTTCTTCCCACActggatgaagaggaaaagttattttgacTGAAAGTTTGAACAtcttttatgtcattttttttacactttttctcTGTTGGGTCGACTTTGGCGTGCAGGGCATGTTTCAAACATGCATAACAAACACTCGTGTGTAAAGGCCGTGTGTTTGCAGCAGCTTCGTGAAAATGTcttggggcttttctgtgtggagtttgtggGAGTTTAGAAAAATGGTCCAAAAGGCTCGGTGACTCCAAGTTGCTCATAGGGGTGAATATAAATGTCCTTTTCTCTGCGTGTGTTTTCTAAATCTATGCACACGGAGTGTAGTGGGAAAGATCAGGAGCCTTGCTCatcagctgagtgtgtgtctcccGTACGCTGCTCTGCTCACAaacgcaaaaacaaacagaccaaAGCATTCTGGAGCCTGTGTCTATATTACACTGATTGGTCAAACTTAGGTGAAGTGACTTCTTCCATGTATCCTGATCATCTTTGATAAGAACAGGAGATGAAAATGTAACCAAAGCCATAttgtgaataaaactgaaacgaAATCTGTTGTGAAAATATTCCTCCCCTCTATGAGCTGTTCAATGCCAGTAGTGGTCTTTCACTTCCTGAGTGCATCTGCTTACACACGCACACCCCCACGAGCGCTGACGTCAGCAAACAGGTTACATAAAACCCCGTGAGCGGGAGCCCTAAAGCAAAACACTGACCATGATGTCTTTCCCAAACCTTTCTGTGGCAAATATGCCCGTGTATGTCCTGACCTTCTGGATTGTAGGACTCGCCAGTGGCTGTGGAGATCAGCAGACAAAAGAGGATGGAATATGCTGCAACATGTGTCCGCCTGGtaaaacaaatccaaaaatgtcatatcgGTGTCTCTTGCCTGCTATTGGTTTCGGAATTGCTTTATGTATTCATGGAATTGATGATAGTTCGCACTTAACGAATTGTGTAAATGATCTGCAAAGAAATTGATTTactttgtttctcttcattaaGGTACTTATTTGGAAGAATTCTGCTCTTTGAGCAAGCAAACTGACTGTAAACCCTGTGAGAAGGGATTTTTCTCAGATCAGTACAGCAATTTTGACAGATGCGAGAAATGCCGGTCGTGCCCAAAAGGTAACAAACATCTGTGATGCTGACAGTGGAAAAAGATGAGACAGCGTTCAAGTCACAAGTCCTGTGGTTTACACTTTTTTTGTCTGTCGACAGCTTATGCTGAGAATTGCACAGCAACCACAAACGCAAAATGTGCCTGTAGCCCCGGTTTCCTGTGCTCCAACAGCGACTGCTCAGACTGCGAGGAAAACAAATGCGTCACGGGATTCGAACCCAAGAGGAAGGGTGAGTCTGAAGACTAACTTGTGCCGTTGCTTTGTAAAGTTTTCAGTATTGGAACGTGCTACAGAACTTTACCAGTGGAAATGAATGCTAGTCAGATCCAATCGCCCGCATcgaatacatgttttttttttcatttcattctgaagCGACACGTTAAAAAAAGTTcaccaaagacacacaaacacacacaatacataACAGGGTTCAATTCAAATGGAGGAAAAGTATATTTTCTAATTGGAGAAGGTCAAAACGATGTCAAGAGTGTTTTGAAAAGACAGAATAGCTGAGTGGCAACttgttctctgtctgtctgtctgttcacCCATCCATTCTTCTGTCCATCTTCATAGTAAAGTCCTCAAACGGAGGGTTGGAAGAATATTCATATGAGTGTGAGCCTTTGCCTTTATGTCCTCAAAATACTTTCTTCGACGCGGGGAGCTGCAAGCCTCGGACACAGTAAGCTCCATTCGAACGGGCGCAGTCATGACGAGAGCAGAACGAAACACCGAAAGCTCCAAATCACAACAGCCGGAATGATTTCTGTTCAACAGCTGCGGGACACTTGGACTCGCTGAACGCTTCCCAGGGAACGAAACTCATGATTCAGTGTGTGAAAAGCTCAGTACGTACAGGTCACAACCACATTTATGGCCAGATGTCACGTGCAGCTGTTCACCAACTGAACTTTACCTGTGATTGACCTTCTTAACAGAGTCACAGAGAGGCGATGGAGACTCCACTCACTTGCTTCTTGGCCTCGGGTGTATTTTCCTGTCGGTCGCCATCTTGCTGTTTCTGTCTTACCGCGGCATTAAGaaactgagaaaacacagagcaagtaagtcagaaaaaaaagtcttttattgTTGTCACTTTGGCTCGGTTTTCACACTGTCTTCAAATAAACTGCAATtctttcaaaatcaaatcatGTCTAttcaaacacttcaaaaagcTGTTCTACCATCAGCACACCTTagaattcaattcatttcagctcattcagctttatttatatcaCTGTGGTCACCCAAAGGTCAGAAAATAAGGAAATCCTCTCTGTATCTcacatgagagaaaaaaaatgcgaccgtagaagtgtgtgtgtgtgtgtgtgtaggttgaTTGTCATGAGGTTAAATTGTGTTGCACTGCTGCTTAAACTGACGGTCTTTACTCTGTCTGCTGTAGATAAAGTCATTatgctggaagctgctgctaAAACCGACGACTTTCAGCTGTCGAAGGAGGAGAGCGGACACCTGTTCATCATCCAAAATGAGTCTGAAGACAGTAAAAGTATGAACTGCCCCATTTAGGATGACATGGTCTGCGTTCCAGCTGAAATGACTGTAAAAGATTCTACAGACTCTGCTGTGGTGGTTATCACTGTTGTCTCTCTGGGGTCTGACCGGGGTCcccctgtgtctgtgtgggttcTCAACAGACACTTTAGTTTTCTTACACAGTCCCACAACATGGATTTGTTGCATTGGGAACTACATTGGCTGTAGGTGTGAGTATTTGGTTCTATAGGCGGCTCGTTGTTTCTGTTAGTGTTAGCCTCATGATGAATCGGTACAGGCTCTACTCGACTCGATTCCCAGTGTTGGCCGGGTGAGATTCAAAGACCTCAGTCCATCTGTCAACGGCGTGTAGACTGTctatgtttatttgtgtttatttcttttaatttacaTGTTGTGAATGCTATAGACGGGCGACACAGAAAAGTTGACCGCTCGGTCAGATGGACGTAACACAAGCACAGACGCTCATGCCTTTAAGTGCCACTGATCATGTGAATCTGTTAGTGGGACTACTGATCCACTGAGAGTTCTCTGTTTGGAAAGGCTGTAAACAGGTTTCATGTAACAAATGCATGGAAATAGCTCAGAGAAATATGAAACCACTGAAACCGGAAGCTCTGTTACAGTAAAACAAGGTAAACATTATTCACACAACTATTCTTCAATTTTTTTGATTAAAGTCCTTTTGAATTTCTGAAGACTCTACCTCTATTTTCAATAGTTATTTATTAGCAGTTGtaaaatttattttaatcattgtAACTGTACCACACTCTGACCGCTTCTCATCAGAAATAGACAACAAAATAGGCAACAAAGATTGTTGCTCATATTTCAGTAAGAAGTTGCAGAAAAGTAAAAGCTATAAGCCTGTTAATGTAAAGATGCTGAAATGAGTAGGGTACAGTTTAAATGCATCCCATTAATCACACAgtaagtttgtttaaaaaaacagattttacaaTAGGGgaatttaaatcaaatgttaatgtcagtttttgttttgctctaagttcaaattaaaatgtaGGTTGACATTAGTTCACGAAATCATGTATGTTTCTGTTACTGCGTGCTAAATCACAGGTGCTTTACAGATATATGTATGAGTTGACTTATtcctttgagaaaaaaaatcgaCCTAATCACAAAGTGTTACTAGTTCTTTTGAATAAATTGTGATGTTTCTCCAGAACTTTCTTACTATCTATTCTGTGGGTGAGTTgatatgatgaaaaaaaagagtgaatgCTGTGGGTTATTTCAGGTATAAATCTCAGGTATCAGGGATCCAAGTATTATACCAATTTCAAGATATTTCATTACTGACAAGTTTGTGCATTGATGTTTGAATATTTGTAAATGTGCATATTTCATGAacagaatatttattttacatggatgaatgtgtggaacgtgtgtttgtgtgggataCATTGTGGCTCtctgttttttaaactttgttttgttgtagaTTTTGTTTGCAGTAGGAATTAGATGTGATTCCTTTCTAGTCTCTCTTGGATGACCAAGCTTCTATCACGAGAAGTGAGGCCTGCCTCTCTATGCATAAAAACTTATTTTCAGTTGAATGAATCTGCATTCTTACGAAACCTTGTAAATTTATTACTTACTGGGAACATACATCCACCAATTTTTCCTCTCAGTTTGTTTTAACGTGTAACAGGGTGGTGGGAAAGGATGAAACAGGGAAAAATGCATCTTAATTGGGAACTTCCCAAATATGGTGTTGTGCATCATAGCAGCAgcccacccctccatccatccatcatctagtCATCACaggcagaaaaccacacacacacacacacacacacacacacacacacacacacacacacacacacacgcacacacgtacacCTAGTAGAAATTTTGGGTCCCTCATTAAACTCACCTGCATGtttgtggactgtgggaggaaaccagagtacccagaGGAAACCCATGCTCATTtggggagaacatgaaaactctgcATAGAAAGACCCTGTGGACATTTCAAACCATGAACTTCTCTGTGAGGTGAAAGcacaaaccactgctccaccatgcaATTTATTATTAGTCAAGTGGTAAAATGAATCCAACCACTGTAAAGCATGTGTGAGGGGGCTGGAGTGAATATCATATtatagatataaaaaaaaaatcatacacaATACACAGGTTTCAGGAAGCAGGTTAATTATATCATATGATtattgaatgtgtgtgtgtgtgtgtgtgtgtgtgtgtgtgtgtgtgtgtgtgtgtgtgtgtgtgtgtgtgtgtgtgtgtgtgtgtgtgtgtgtgtgtgtgtgtgtgtgcgcgcgcgcgcttGGATGCATGCATGGGTGTAAATATAGATCATTTCCAACATCAGATATTCTTCTTTTGTTTGAATCTGTATTTTGTGCATGTTTTGACATGTCTGGTatgaattgaaaataaattgaagaaaacaaatgtaaGATTTTGTGTATCTGTATCTTGCTCagtattatgatttttttttttcctggtttagATAATTCTtggttttgtcatttctttgtcATTCAGTCTTTTGATGCAGTTCCGTGACTGTCCAGTCGGGGCGCTGCGGCGCATCACACTGCTGACCAGCAACAGGCATCAtgaaaatgaggaggaggaggaggaggaggaggaggaggaggaggaggtggaggaggaggaggaggataagGAGGTGAAACAAGAGGAGGGGGCAGTgacccagtttacatgggtgcaTTTTTTCAATCTGACTGAAAGCAATCGGATTAAAGCACCTGTATACATGGACGCCACATCAAGCCATACACGTTCAAGCCTCATTCAAAATACACGGACCCCACCTGACAGGCCTCTCTCCAGTTTTCCAGGTTCTGATGTTTGGCTGTGTAGTCAGCAGTCTTCAGCCCCTAGCAGaatgtttttatctgctggatatctgttCGAAGAgtgttcaaacatctccatgatacactcaaacacacccaaaacaacaaaagcacaGCTCCAAGACTTTTGAGGAAGAGAGTTAAGGGTTTTATGTCATTCTGTGAAATATAGTATCAGAATGTATATacttcacacacaaaaagcaaatCCGAatttgaagtttctttttttgatccAGAACTTTGTTTAGAATTGTCCAAttgagatgtttgtgtttgcaaaGTGTGTAAGATTAATCATGTTCCTCTGTGAAGAGGTTTCTCATTGTGACTACTGTGATGCATAATCAGACACACTTCTATTGTTCCTCCAATGAAAGCGGTGGAAGGACAGAGTGTGGGAAAGCAGAGAGAAGTCACTCACAGAGCCGCAGAGGGACAAtagatccagatccagacctCTGCCCTGGAGGGATGCTGGTTATGAGGAAGCGAGGCTCCCAGCAGCGGGACGTCTTTCAAACTGCCGCGCAAGATTCTGTCTTCAAGGAAAC encodes:
- the tnfrsf18 gene encoding tumor necrosis factor receptor superfamily member 18, giving the protein MMSFPNLSVANMPVYVLTFWIVGLASGCGDQQTKEDGICCNMCPPGTYLEEFCSLSKQTDCKPCEKGFFSDQYSNFDRCEKCRSCPKAYAENCTATTNAKCACSPGFLCSNSDCSDCEENKCVTGFEPKRKVKSSNGGLEEYSYECEPLPLCPQNTFFDAGSCKPRTHCGTLGLAERFPGNETHDSVCEKLKSQRGDGDSTHLLLGLGCIFLSVAILLFLSYRGIKKLRKHRANKVIMLEAAAKTDDFQLSKEESGHLFIIQNESEDSKSMNCPI